Within Rhizobium sp. N324, the genomic segment CGTCTTTGAATTTTCCCTCCGCGCCAGACGCGGGATAAGTCCAGCCGGTATCGTGCGCCCAATTCCAGCGAGCTGGTCGAAACTGCGAACCGACCGGTCCCACATCTCGATCATGAAAGCGGTCGTCACGGCTGCCGAGATCACAGCCATGAGTGTGGCCACCAGATAGAAAAGCCGTCCACGCCCCTGTGGCACGAGCGGCACCGAAGCCGGTGAGAAAACCTCCAGTTCCGCACCCGGCAACATGGCTTTGGCGGCAAGGTCACGGCGCTGGTCCTCGAGCTTGTCGAGTGACGCTTGCTCCTTTTCGGCAATACGCTGCAGTCGCGTCAATTCCGTCTGGGCCAGGGCATCGCGTGTGCGTTTTTCCTGAGCGACAGCCAGGATGGATTGCACTGCGTTGGCTTCATGATCAAGGGCGGCGAGCTTGGCGCGCATTGCCAGAAGATATTGCTTGGTCGCATGGTCGAGATCAATACGGGATTGTTCGATCTTTCTGCGCAAATCCACCACGGCCTCGGCATTGCCGTCATATGTCTCAAGCAGACGGGTGAGATCTTGCTCTTGTGCGTGAAGATCGCGCTGCTTTGCGGTGATGCTATCGGGGACAATGATATTCTGCACCGCAATCGATGCGTTATCCGTTGCTTCAAGCGCTGAAATCGTCGCCTTTACCTCAACTCGGCTTTCCTCGATTTTGCCTTCGCGGCCGGTGAGTTCCAGGAGTGTTTTGATCCGTTCATCCTGAGCGTCCTCTTTCGAGACGATGTCCATCGATTCCTGGTAGTTCCGAGCAGCGTCGCGAGCAATATCCGCGCGAGTCTGCTGTCCGGTAATGCGCTGCCGGATCCATTCTTCCGCTGAGACGAGGCGCGCACGAACACTACCCTTCCGCTCGTCGAGGTAAATGTTGACGAGCCGGTTCGGAACTGCGGCCGCGAGTTCAGCATCACTCGCAGTGAAGCTGATCTGTATAACTTCACTCTTGTCTTCGTGCCACACACCAAGCGCCTGATAATATTCCGGCATGGTGGCTTCGATGCCATCCCCCACCGGCAAAGCGGGTTTTCTGGCGTCGAACAGGCCTCGCAACGTCGCCCGGATTCTCTCTATGAACGAGATCTTCCGCAGCGCCGGATTGAACTCCGGCAGCTTGTTGAGCTGCATTTCGCGGACGACCCGCTCCGAGATACTCCTGGATAAAAGTCGCTCGTTCTCCGATTTCACATCCAGTGCATCACCGCGGCTGATATCGTCCGCACCAAGTGATGTCGCGAGAGGCTGATGAACAATCAATCGGGCCCAGGCCTGATAGGTGGGTTTCAACCCGGAGATCATACTCGCCGCGGGCACCATGAGTAGCACGGTTATTGCGATGATCATGATCATTCTTCGCCTGATGAGACCGAAGATGGAGGCCAAATCGAACCGGTCTGCTTTGGTCTCAACCTGAAAGCGAGGATCATAGCGCATGGGCGAGATCGAAAGGTTGCGGTCTGGCGGAAGAGTGGAAATCGTCATCGTGCGCCAACCATTGCCTGAGTTTTCGCGGAAACGGTTTCGTAAAGTTTCTCGAGCGACCGCATATAGGCTCTCATGCTGAAATGGTTGAGGTAGTGCGTGCGCCCTTGGACCGAGAGGCGGATGCAGGTTTCCGGATCAGTCACCAGTTTCGCCAGGGCTGCAGCCAGGGCATTCGGGTCTCCGACGGGTACGAAGACGCCGGTCTCGCCGTCGGTGATGACTTCGTCATGCGCCCCGACACGTGTGGTGACGACGGCGAGCCCGTGGGACAGCCCTTCGAGCACGGCCATTGCCAGACCTTCGGCGTGCGAAGGCAGGACCAGAATATCTGCGCGCGCACAGAGCGCTCGCGCCTCGCCGGCGTCGAGCCAGCCGGGCATCTCTACCAGACCGGACAACGTCATGGCGTCAGCCTGACGGCGATAATCCTCGACAGGTCCGTCGCCTGCCAATACGGCCCGCCACTGGAGTTCCCTCATGACCGGGTGGCTGAGGGCCAACAGGAGTTCGGTGACACCCTTGCGTTCGCTCAACCGGCCAAGGAAAACGATCAACGGTGTCTGGCCGACGCGAATATCGTGCGCCCCGGGATCGGGGACGCAATTATGGGCAATGACCGTGCGGCGCTCGTCAACGCCTAGAAGTGTCGTCAGCGTTATTTGATCGCGCCGGCCCAGCGCCACAACGCAATCGGCATTCTGAAACATCCGACGTATGAGCCGTTGTTGGCGCGGCGAGCGTTGCTCAAAGTCGCCGGCGTAGTCGTAGTCGTGAAGGTGCAACATGTGGCAGCACCCGAACAATCGGGCAGCCTCGGTCAGGATCAGTTTTCGCGACGTGCTGCCGCGGCCGGCGATATGGATATGGTGAATGCGCTCGGGTGCAACGATCCGGTCCTTTGCCATCGTCAGGATGGCGCCGATGAGGCGCGCCGGCGACGTCCATTTGGACCATCGAGACCCTCTCGTATCGGTGACGAAATGTTTCGTGCCGGTCTCTTTCGCCGTCTCCGTTATATAGCCGACCAACCTGCCAATGCCGCCGCCGTTCTCGCAGCCGCCCGGAACATAGTGGCGGACGCTAGCCGCGCTCCGTGCCGCCAGCCGATTTCTGTCCGTGAGGGCGTCCATCAGCATGACCCCACAACCTCCCTATAAACGGCCGCGGCCTGGCCGCCGACCCGTTCAGGCGAATTCGGTCCTTTGGCCCATTCGAGCGCGTTGGCACCGAACCTGTTTCTAAGCGCGCCGTTGTCTGCCAATGTCCTGATGGCTGCCGCGAGCTCTTTGGCATTTCCGGGAGGGACCACCATTCCCAACCCGTTAGGCTGAACGGTGCCACCCAACTCGCCGACATCCGTAACGATGACCGGTTTGCCAAACGCGGCTGCAAGGTTGAGCACGCCGCTTTGGGATGCTTCCGTATAGGGAAGCACAACAATATCAGTGTCGAGGAAAAGCTGGGCGACCTCCGCATCCTCGATGAAACGGTTGCGAATATCGTAGCGGCCGGCATCGCCCATGAGCGGCTGGAATATCCGCGGGTCGTCGCCACGGCCTGCGACCGTGATGCGCAGGTTGGGAAGCGCGTCCTTGAGCATCGCTTCGGCCCGGATCAGATGTTCCAGGCCCTTGTAGGCAAAAATCCGGCCGAAGAGCAGGACGCGGATGGTTCCATCCGCTGGCCGCGGCGTCATTTTCCGTTGCCGGGCGAGTTCCGCATAGCGAAGGATGGCGGGATGCGACAGGACATGGACACAGTCCGGTGATTTTGAATATCGATCGAGGACCAGCCGCTTCAGTCCCTCACCGTGGACGACAAGATGTCCGGATTGTTTCACTATCAATTCCGGAGCCCAGTCGGGCAGCGTACGCGTGTCGGAATCGCCGGGATGGATTTCCACGTCATGGATGGTCGTCACAAGCGGGATCGGACGCCAGAACGGCACGGCGAGGTTCAGCCAAAGTGTGGAATTGCTGAGGAGATGAATGAGGTTCGGCCGTTCCCGCCGGATCAGCCGCGTAAGCTGGTAGAGAAACCAGGGATTGGAGAGAGAACGGTGTCTCGGCCAGTCCAGAAGGTGCAGGTCAACGGCCGGATCGAAGGAAGAGGCGAGATGTGCATACCGCCTTCGCGGCACGGCAAGCACGACGTCCAGGTGCCGGGCAACGCCGCTAGCGAAGGAGATGGTATAGTCTTCCAGTTCGGAAACCAATAACAGCGCCTTCATTTCGCTGCCTCCGACAAGCCTACATCAAGACCGAGCCGTGACAGGCGGTACGCCGAGCGCAAACTGTCGCGCGTCCGCCTGAGCAGGTTCGGTTCACCGGCAAAGAAGAGGCCCCCGACGGCAAGCTTGAACCGGCTGAGAGCATCGGCGCCGTGTAGCTTCGCCGACGCGACGCGGTAGGGGTAATGATCCGCCAGATGCAGCCTTGCTGGCAGTTCATGGGCTGAAAGAAACAGGTTGGTTGCCTCAACGGTATGCCGCCAGTGCGTCATCCGCCTCCTTAGCGTCGAGGCATCCTCGGTCGAGCGATACCAGTTGTTATTGTGGATGCGGTAGAATCCAAGGGGATCCGGCATGGCAATCACGTCCCCCAGAAACGGGTAGATCCCCACCAGCCAAGCATCGGCCGATATCCGGAACTGTTCTGGAATGCTGCCCGCAGCATCCCATGCGCTTCGCCGTACCGCGACGGCTGACGTCATCGGAAAAGGCCACCAACCAGCCGATCTGGCGAGCCGCGACGACAAAGCGCCCGAACACAGGGTTCGAGGAATCGGCTTGGACGTTGGCGTGCCATCAACAAGCGTCGGTTGCAGGCGGTGATAGACCAGCGATGCTCGGGGATTGGCACGGAACGCTGCAGCCGTCGCCGACAGCTTGCCCGGCGCCCACCAGTCGTCGGCATCCAGAAAACAGAGGATCTCGCCCGAGCTTGATCCGACTGCGGTATTGATCGCAGCCGCCTGTCCTGCGTTCTCCTGAAAGATCACCTTTACGCGGCTGTCATACGCCTGCAGAACAGACCGCGACTGATCGGTCGAGCCGTCATCAACGACGATGATCTCGACGTTGCGTGCGTCTTGGCTCAACACGCTGTCGATAGCCCGCCCGACAAAGCGGGCGTAGTTGTAATTATTGATGAGGACACTGAGGGGCGGCCGCTCCATGACGCGCTCTCAGGCGGGTTGCCGCGATGCACCGCTACGCAGCGCAAAGTTGCTAAGGAAGCCGACCTTTCCGCAGCCATTG encodes:
- a CDS encoding glycosyltransferase family 4 protein, translated to MKALLLVSELEDYTISFASGVARHLDVVLAVPRRRYAHLASSFDPAVDLHLLDWPRHRSLSNPWFLYQLTRLIRRERPNLIHLLSNSTLWLNLAVPFWRPIPLVTTIHDVEIHPGDSDTRTLPDWAPELIVKQSGHLVVHGEGLKRLVLDRYSKSPDCVHVLSHPAILRYAELARQRKMTPRPADGTIRVLLFGRIFAYKGLEHLIRAEAMLKDALPNLRITVAGRGDDPRIFQPLMGDAGRYDIRNRFIEDAEVAQLFLDTDIVVLPYTEASQSGVLNLAAAFGKPVIVTDVGELGGTVQPNGLGMVVPPGNAKELAAAIRTLADNGALRNRFGANALEWAKGPNSPERVGGQAAAVYREVVGSC
- a CDS encoding glycosyltransferase family 2 protein produces the protein MERPPLSVLINNYNYARFVGRAIDSVLSQDARNVEIIVVDDGSTDQSRSVLQAYDSRVKVIFQENAGQAAAINTAVGSSSGEILCFLDADDWWAPGKLSATAAAFRANPRASLVYHRLQPTLVDGTPTSKPIPRTLCSGALSSRLARSAGWWPFPMTSAVAVRRSAWDAAGSIPEQFRISADAWLVGIYPFLGDVIAMPDPLGFYRIHNNNWYRSTEDASTLRRRMTHWRHTVEATNLFLSAHELPARLHLADHYPYRVASAKLHGADALSRFKLAVGGLFFAGEPNLLRRTRDSLRSAYRLSRLGLDVGLSEAAK
- a CDS encoding glycosyltransferase, producing the protein MLMDALTDRNRLAARSAASVRHYVPGGCENGGGIGRLVGYITETAKETGTKHFVTDTRGSRWSKWTSPARLIGAILTMAKDRIVAPERIHHIHIAGRGSTSRKLILTEAARLFGCCHMLHLHDYDYAGDFEQRSPRQQRLIRRMFQNADCVVALGRRDQITLTTLLGVDERRTVIAHNCVPDPGAHDIRVGQTPLIVFLGRLSERKGVTELLLALSHPVMRELQWRAVLAGDGPVEDYRRQADAMTLSGLVEMPGWLDAGEARALCARADILVLPSHAEGLAMAVLEGLSHGLAVVTTRVGAHDEVITDGETGVFVPVGDPNALAAALAKLVTDPETCIRLSVQGRTHYLNHFSMRAYMRSLEKLYETVSAKTQAMVGAR
- a CDS encoding GumC family protein — its product is MTISTLPPDRNLSISPMRYDPRFQVETKADRFDLASIFGLIRRRMIMIIAITVLLMVPAASMISGLKPTYQAWARLIVHQPLATSLGADDISRGDALDVKSENERLLSRSISERVVREMQLNKLPEFNPALRKISFIERIRATLRGLFDARKPALPVGDGIEATMPEYYQALGVWHEDKSEVIQISFTASDAELAAAVPNRLVNIYLDERKGSVRARLVSAEEWIRQRITGQQTRADIARDAARNYQESMDIVSKEDAQDERIKTLLELTGREGKIEESRVEVKATISALEATDNASIAVQNIIVPDSITAKQRDLHAQEQDLTRLLETYDGNAEAVVDLRRKIEQSRIDLDHATKQYLLAMRAKLAALDHEANAVQSILAVAQEKRTRDALAQTELTRLQRIAEKEQASLDKLEDQRRDLAAKAMLPGAELEVFSPASVPLVPQGRGRLFYLVATLMAVISAAVTTAFMIEMWDRSVRSFDQLAGIGRTIPAGLIPRLARRENSKTIFAHMPVPMFDEAIRTVMLSLKQSNGGKLPNSLVVTSAHSGDGKSLVARSLAMELAAAAIPVLLVDGDLRRGKLDTFFRSGLTYGLNEFLNGQADFRDIVYHHPSGIDFIPSGKFSLQRRVRPNGLAEIIETAGAAGQIVIFDSAPVLASTDTVHLTALAERTLAIARWGKTSRRAVEFSLQQMKSARNSDIVVAINSVNPEKHALYNFSDSELFSKSLMKYYNFKA